From the genome of Salmonella enterica subsp. houtenae serovar Houten:
GGCACGCACGGCCGCAGATACCTGTTCCGGCGAGGAGATACCGAAGCCCTGTAACGCAGGCGCGGCATGGTACCCTTTAAGCTTCTCAAGTAGATGATGCAACGGCAATGCGCCACGGTTTTCCGCGCCGGTGACGCCCGAACGGGAAAGCAGGTAGGTATAACCGCGGCCGTAAGAGGCGACCTGGCGCAGAAGATCGTCATCCGCATTTGGCGGGCAGATGAAGATTGGCGCGATATTATGCCGTAACGCCGCCTGGCGGAAGGGGGCCGATTCTTCAACCGGGACATCTGCGACCAGCACAGAATCTACGCCAACCTGTTCACAACGGGCATAGAACGCATCTATGCCGTTATTGAACACCAGATTGGCGTACATTAGCAGACCAATCGGAATGGTCGGGTGTTTTTCACGAATCAGCGCCAGCATTTCAAAACACTGAGCCGGTGTGACGCCAGCGGCAAAGGCGCGTAAGTTCGCATTCTGGATAGTGGGACCATCGGCCAAAGGATCGGAGAAGGGAATCCCTAACTCCAGAGCGTCGGCGCCGGCGTCAATCAGCGTGTCGATAATTTTCAGTGACTGTTCAATGCCAGGGTCGCCCAGGGTCACGAAGGGGACAAAGGCGCCTTCCCGGCGATCGTTGAGCTGTGCAAATAAATTTTCGTAGCGTTCCATCAGATTTCCCCTCGCGCTTTCAGGATATCGTGTACGGTAAAGATGTCTTTATCGCCGCGGCCAGAGAGATTGACCACCAGCAGTTGCTCTTTTTCCGGCTGCTCGCGCATCATTTTCAGAGCGTGCGCCAACGCGTGGGAGGATTCCAGCGCCGGGATAATTCCCTCATGGCGGCACAACGTTTTGAATGCTTCCAGCGCTTCATCATCGGTAATGGAGACATAATCCGCGCGTCCGATGCTGTTCAGGTACGCATGTTGCGGCCCAACGGATGGGAAATCCAGCCCGGCGGAAATAGAATATGACTCTTCAATTTGCCCGTCCGCTGTTTGCATCATCGGCGCTTTCATACCGAAATAGATGCCAACGCGACCATGTTTAAGCGGCGCGCCATGCTCGCCGGTTTCAATACCGTGACCGCCGGGTTCAACGCCTATTAGCCCGACGCTGGTATCATTAATAAAATCCGCAAACATCCCGATAGCGTTTGAGCCGCCACCGACGCAAGCAATAACGGCATCTGGCAGACGGCCCTCTTTGTCGAGGATTTGCGCTTTCGTCTCTTCGCCAATCATGCGTTGAAACTCGCGAACGATGGTGGGATAGGGATGCGGGCCTGCCGCCGTGCCGAGCATATAGTGCGCGGTTTCGTAACTACCGGACCAGTCGCGCAGCGCCTCGTTACAGGCATCTTTTAGCGTAGCGGAGCCGCTATGAACCGGGATTACCTCAGCGCCCATCAGACGCATACGGAAGACGTTCGGCGACTGGCGCTCGACGTCTTTGGCGCCCATATAGATACGGCATTTCAGACCCAGCAGGGCGCTGGCGAGCGCAGAGGCGACGCCGTGCTGACCGGCGCCGGTTTCAGCGATAATCTCGGTTTTACCCATCCGCCTGGCCAGCAGCGCCTGACCCAGTACCTGATTGGTTTTGTGCGCGCCGCCGTGCAGTAAATCTTCGCGCTTTAGATACAACGTGGTACGCGTACCGGCGGTAATGTTCTGACATTTCGTCAGCGCGGTGGGGCGTCCCGCGTAGTTTTTTAGCAGATCGGCGAATTGCGCCTGAAACTCAGGATCTTTTTGCGCGCTGACGAAGGCCTCTTCAAGCTGGCTCAGCGCAGGCATCAGGATCTGCGGTACATACATGCCGCCGAATTCACCAAAGTAGGGATTGAGAAGTGTTGTCATGTTTTTTCCTTAATATGCGCGCAGTGTCTGAAAAACCGAGGCCAGAAGACGAGCATCTTTGATGCCCGGCTGTGACTCCACACCTGAATTAAAATCGAGACCGGCACAGCCGACTTGCGCTGCCTGGACGCAGTTATCGGCCGCCAGCCCGCCCGCCAGTAACACATTATCCAGCGGTTGCCCCTGTAGCAGCGACCAGTCGAAGCGCTGTCCGCTGCCGCCTTGCCCATTGTCGAAAATGTATTTATCGACATGGTGATAATCGCGCGCGGGAAGGGCATCGCTAATGCTCAGCGCCTTCCAGATTTGTACATTGCGCGGCAACGCCTCGCGCAGCGCGTTGACATACGCCTGGTCTTCGCTGCCATGTAGCTGTACGGCAGAAAGCGACAGGACGGCGGCTTTCTGGCAAACATCAGCGATATCAGCGTTCTGGAAAACGCCGACGTACTGCAATGGCGCAGCGGCTATCGTCTCCCGCGCCTGGTCGATATTGACGATACGAGGCGAGGCGGGAGCGAAAATCAGTCCGCCGTAGACGGCGCCAGCGTCATAGGCAGCTTTGGCATCCTGGGCGCGGGTCAGGCCGCAGACTTTATTCTCGCCAAGCAGCACGCGACGGACGGCGGCGTTAAGATCGTCATGCGCCATTAACGCGGAGCCAATTAAAAAACCGTTGGCGAAGTGGCTCAATTCGCGTACCTGACCGTAGGTGTTAATCCCGGACTCGCTGATGACAGTCACGCCGTGGCCCAGTTTTGGCGCCAGCTGGCGGGTGCGATTCAAATCAATCGACAGATCGCGCAGATCGCGATTGTTGATACCTACCACTTTTGCGCCTAACGCTATCGCGCGCTCCCGTTCTTCGTCATTACTGACTTCCGTGAGTACGCCCATTTTCAGACTGTGCGCGACGGCAGAGAGTTGGCGATACTGCTCGTCATCCAGAACCGAGAGCATCAGTAAACAGGCATCAGCCTGATAGTAACGGGCAAGGTAGATCTGATAGGGATCGATAATAAAATCCTTACACAGAATCGGTTGAGGCGCGTTTTGGCTAACGACCGACAGAAAATCGAAGCTCCCCTGAAAATATTTTTCGTCGGTGAGAACCGAGATCGCCGAGGCGTAATGTTGATAGATACTGGCAATACGCGCCGGATCGAAATCATCGCGAATCACGCCTTTTGATGGCGATGCTTTCTTACACTCCAGAATAAAGGTGGTACGCGCACCCTGGAGCGCATCATAAAAATGGCGTGTACTTGGCTGGATCTCATTTTGAAAACTGGCCAGCGGCTGTTGCTGTTTGCGGGCTTCTACCCAAATCGCCTTGTCTGCGACGATTTTCGCTAAAACGGTTTGCATTATTTACCCTCTTGCCGCCAGTGCGGTGACCTTGTCATATGCAGTGCCGTTGCGCAGAACATCAAGCACGGTTTGCGCGTTGGCGTTGAGATCTTCCTGACCATGCAGACGCATCAGCATCGCCACGTTGGCGGCGACGGCGGCCTCATGCGCGGCATCGCCTTTACCTTGTAATAACCGCGTCAGAATGTCACGGTTTTCTTCCGGCGTGCCGCCAGCCAACTGATCCTGATGGTAAGGCGTCAGGCCAAAATCCTCCGCCGTAAGTTGATAGCTTTTAATTTCGCCGTCATGCAGCTCCGCGACAATCGTCGGCGCATGGAGCGAAACCTCATCCATGCCGCCGCTATGTACCACTGCCGCGCGCTGATAGCCCAATACCCGTAAGGTTTCCGCAATCGGCAGCACCAGTTCCGGGCTATAGACGCCAATCAACGCCAGCGGCGGATGCGCCGGGTTGATCAGCGGGCCGAGTACGTTGAACAGGGTTCGCGTTTTTAACTGTTGGCGAACCGGCATCGCATGACGGAATCCGGTGTGATATTTCGGCGCGAACAGGAAACAGACGCCCAGTTCATCTAACGCCTGGCGTGATTTATCGGCGTTCATATCCAGATTAATACCGAACGCCGCCAACAGATCGGATGACCCCGATTTGCTGGACACGCTGCGGTTGCCGTGTTTCGCCACTTTCAGTCCGCAGGCCGCCGCGACAAAGGCGCTGGCGGTAGAGATATTGATACTGTTACTGCCGTCGCCGCCGGTACCGACGATATCCGCAAACAGATAGTCCGGGCGCGGGAACGGGGCGGCATTTTCCAGCAGTGCAGTGGCGGCGCCGGCAATTTCATTGGGATGTTCGCCGCGAATTTTCATGCTCACCAGCGCGGCGGCGAGCTGTTCAGGTTTAAGTTCGCCGCGGACGACCGCCGAAAACAACTGATGGCTCTCTTGTTGCGTCAGAGTTTGCGCTTGATAGAGTTTCTCCAGTATCGGCTGTAGGGTGTTTGTCGGTTCCAGCTTTTGCTGCGCCCAGGCTAATGTCTGCTCCAGCAGACGCGCGCCCTGCGTCGTCAGGATGGACTCCGGATGGAATTGAAAACCGCAAACGCGATCCGCATCATGACGTACCGCCATCACCATGCCGTTGAAGTGGGCGTTAATGGTCAGTCCGGCAGGAACATTACTGCCGACCAGGGAATGATAACGCGCGACCGGTAGCGGATTCGCCAGACCGGCGAACATCGCCTGACCGTCATGTTCAATGCTGGAGGCTTTGCCATGCAGGATTTCTCCCGCCTGACCGACATAACCGCCGTAAGCTTCGACAATGGCCTGATGCCCCAGACAAATGCCGATGATCGGTAACTTGCCGCGTAGTCGGGTCAGCAGCTCCGGCATACAGCCTGCCTCGCTGGGAACGCCCGGACCAGGGGAGAGCATTAGCACCGGATTTTTCATCGTCGCCAGGCGATCGATAAGCGTCTGCGCCGGAATATGGTTACGGTAAATCACCACGTTATGACCGTTGGTTCGTAGCTGATCTGCCAGGTTCCAGGTAAACGAATCGATGTTATCGAGCAGCAGAATATCAGCCATCAGAAGGTCTCCTGTGCATGATGCGCGGTGGCGATAGCACGCAATACGGCGCGCGCTTTATTGCGGGTTTCATCGGCTTCAGACTGCCCAACAGAGTCCAGCACGATTCCGGCGCCCGCCTGTACGGTTGCGATACCGTTCTCCACCAGCGCGGAGCGGATAACAATACAGGTGTCCAGATCGCCGTGGGCGGTGAAGTAACCGACCGTGCCGCCATAGCTGCCGCGGCGCTGTCCTTCCGCATCGGCAATTAACTGCATGGCGCGTACTTTCGGCGCGCCGCTCAGGGTGCCCATGTTCATGCAGGCGCGATAGGCGTGCAGCGCGTCGAGATCGTGACGCAGTTCGCCCACCACCCGAGAAACCAGATGCATCACGTACGAATAGCGGTCAACTTTTGTCAGATCGGCAACGTAGCGGCTACCCGGCGTACAGATGCGCGCCAGGTCATTGCGCGCCAGATCGACCAGCATCAGATGCTCGGAAAGCTCTTTATGGTCGGTACGCATGTCCAGCTCAATACGGCTGTCGAGATCTCTGTCCAGCGTGCCATCGGCGCGGCGACCGCGTGGACGGGTACCCGCGATGGGGTAAATCTCAATCTGACGGCTGGCGGCGTCATATTTCAGCGAGCTTTCCGGCGACGCGCCGAAAAGCGTGAAATCATTATCCTGCATAAAGAACATATACGGGCTGGGGTTGCTCTTTTTCAGCACGTAGTAGGCAGCCAACGGCGACGGGCAGGGCAGCGAAAAGCGGCGCGACGGCACCACCTGAAATATCTCGCCCGCGCGGATGGCTTTTTGCAACTGGCGTACAACCGCGCCGAACGCGTCATCGCTCTGATTGCATTCGCAACGCATGTCCGGTAGCGGCGTCACCGGCAACGGCGGCGCAGGTTGGGTTAACTGTTGGCTAAGGTACGCCAGGCGGGCGTTCAGGCGCTGTTTTTCCCGGTCGCTGGCGGTGAACAGACTGGCCTGAATACGGGTGCTTTTTTTCTGATGATCTATCACCATCAGAGTTTCCGCTAAATAAAAGCAGTAGTCAGGGCAGTTATTGCCAGCCTCAAGGTGTGGAAGCGCTTCAAAGCCAGCTACCAGATCATAGGCAAACAGACCGCCGAAAAACATCGCCTCCCGCTCTTGTGTCGGTATGTTCACCACCCCCTGTAACAGGCGGAACGCATCAAATACCGACAGAGAGCATAAACGGGCGTCTTCATCTAATAATGGGCTGACAGGCGGAAAGCGTAGAACGCGACCGGCAGGCAGGACTTCGTTCTCCACGCCAGCGGGCAGGGCGGTATCCAGTAGCGGCAATAACGAGGCGCCATTATCAGATAACGCCTGAATAGTGACGATGTCGCCTAAGGCGGTAATGCGCAGCGCGCTATCCACCAGCAGCAGGCTTTTTAAATCGTCTTTACTGTTGATATCCGCGGATTCCAGCAGCAGCGTTGCCGGGCGAACGCCGCAAACCTGGTGAAAAAGCGCCGTTGGGTTTTCCCGGTAGGCGGCATCGCAGGTCAACAGTTCGAGCGTGGGTTTTGGTGTTTGCATGGTTGTTCTCATTATTTTGTTCAAAAAAAAGCCCGCTTAGCAGGCGGGCCGGGTATCTTTTGGCTTATTACAGCTGTTCATACACCGCCCGCTATCAGGAAGTGCGCCACCAGCCGTGTAATACAAATGTCGCTGCCATTTTTAGATACCCTCTTCATGTGAACTTTCGTACTAGTTAACTAGTTCAATGGAATAATGTCAACACCTATTTCAGTATATTTGCCGGAACCGTTATGATGTACATGACATACCTTTATCTCTATGGGAGCCGCCTTGAGCGACACGAATTACGCAGTGATTTACGATCTGCACAGTCATACCACGGCGTCCGATGGACTGTTGACGCCAGAAACATTAGTACACCGTGCGGTAGAGATGCGAGTCGGCACGCTGGCGATTACCGATCATGACACCACAGCCGCGATTCCTGCGGCAAGAGAAGAAATTTCACGTTCCGGGCTGGCCCTGAATCTTATTCCCGGCGTGGAGATTTCAACGGTCTGGGAAAATCATGAGATTCACATTGTGGGCCTGAATATTGATATTGCGCACCCGGCAATGCGCAATTTTCTGGCGCAGCAGACACAGCGGCGTCAGGCGCGCGGTCGGCTCATTGCGGAGCGCCTGGAAAAAGCTCATATTCCCGGCGCGTGGGAAGGGGCATTGAGATTGGCCAATGGCGGCGCGGTGACGCGCGGCCACTTCGCCCGCTTTCTGGTGGAGTGCGGCAAAGCCGCGACAATGGCGGATGTTTTTAAAAAATATCTCGCGCGTGGGAAAACCGGTTACGTTCCGCCGCAGTGGTGTACAATAGAACAAGCTATTGATGTCATTCATCATTCTGGCGGTAAGGCGGTGTTGGCCCATCCGGGACGCTACGACCTTAGCGCTAAGTGGCTGAAAAGATTAGTGGCGCATTTTGCCGACCATCACGGTGACGCGATGGAAGTGGCGCAGTGCCAACAATCGCCCAATGAACGCACCCAACTGGCGACGCTTGCGCGTCAGCATCATTTATGGGCATCGCTTGGATCTGATTTCCATCAGCCCTGCCCGTGGATTGAATTGGGGCGTAAACTCTGGCTGCCCGCTGGCGTTGAAGGCGTATGGCAGACATGGGAACAGCCGCAAATATCACAGTGAGGGAAGTATGAGTCAGTTTTTTTATATTCATCCGGATAACCCACAGCAACGGCTGATTAATCAGGCCGTCGACATTGTGCGTAAAGGCGGGGTTATTGTTTATCCAACCGATTCCGGCTATGCCCTCGGTTGTAAAATTGAAGACAAAGGCGCAATGGAGCGCATTTGCCGTATTCGTCAGTTGCCCGATGGTCACAACTTTACGTTGATGTGTCGGGATCTGTCCGAACTGTCGACCTATTCATTCGTGGATAACGTGGCGTTTCGCCTGATTAAGAACAATACGCCGGGTAACTACACCTTTATCCTGAAGGGGACAAAAGAGGTACCGCGCCGTCTGTTGCAGGAAAAACGTAAAACTATCGGCCTGCGCGTGCCGTCAAACCCGATTGCGCTGGCGTTGCTGGATACGCTGGGCGAACCGATGCTCTCGACGTCATTGATGCTGCCTGGCAGCGACTTTACCGAGTCGGACCCGGAGGAGATTAAAGATCGGCTGGAGAAGCAGGTGGATTTGATCATTCACGGCGGCTACCTCGGTCAGCAACCTACCACGGTAATCGATTTGACCAATGACTCCCCGGTGGTGCTGCGCGAAGGCGTCGGCGACGTTACACCTTTCTTATAAGGGCGTAAGCCTGTATACTACGCGGCCTTAAAATGGTGCGGCAACGCGCCGTTCATTCTCCTGTTCGACGCCTGTGAAGGCGACACCTGAAGGAAGCTCAATGAGCGAAAAGTTACAAAAAGTGCTGGCGCGCGCCGGCCACGGCTCTCGCCGTGAAATCGAATCTATTATTGAAGCGGGACGTGTCAGCGTTGACGGTAAAATCGCCACGCTTGGCGATCGCGTTGAAGTCACTCCCGGTTTGAAAATCCGTATCGACGGCCACCTGATTTCGGTGAAAGAGTCGGCGGATCAAATTTGCCGCGTTCTGGCCTATTACAAACCCGAAGGTGAACTGTGTACCCGCAATGACCCTGAAGGGCGGCCAACTGTTTTTGATCGCTTACCGAAACTGCGCGGCGCGCGGTGGATTGCGGTAGGACGTCTGGATGTCAATACCTGCGGGCTATTGTTGTTTACCACCGACGGTGAACTGGCGAACCGCCTGATGCATCCTAGCCGTGAAGTTGAACGTGAATATGCCGTGCGTGTGTTCGGTCAGGTGGATGAATCGAAACTGCGTGATTTAAGCCGTGGCGTACAGTTGGAAGATGGTCCGGCGGCATTTAAGACCATTAAATTCAGCGGCGGCGAAGGCATTAACCAGTGGTATAACGTGACGCTGACGGAAGGGCGCAACCGCGAAGTTCGCCGACTGTGGGAAGCGGTAGGCGTTCAGGTCAGCCGTCTGATCCGCGTGCGTTACGGCGATATCCCACTGCCAAAAGGCCTGCCTCGCGGCGGCTGGACTGAGCTCGATCTCGCGCAAACGAACTATCTGCGTGGTCTGGTAGAGCTACCGCCGGAAACCTCGTCGAAGGTTGCCGTCGAAAAAGACCGTCGTCGTATGAAAGCGAATCAGATCCGTCGGGCGGTAAAA
Proteins encoded in this window:
- the trpA gene encoding tryptophan synthase subunit alpha, whose amino-acid sequence is MERYENLFAQLNDRREGAFVPFVTLGDPGIEQSLKIIDTLIDAGADALELGIPFSDPLADGPTIQNANLRAFAAGVTPAQCFEMLALIREKHPTIPIGLLMYANLVFNNGIDAFYARCEQVGVDSVLVADVPVEESAPFRQAALRHNIAPIFICPPNADDDLLRQVASYGRGYTYLLSRSGVTGAENRGALPLHHLLEKLKGYHAAPALQGFGISSPEQVSAAVRAGAAGAISGSAIVNILEKNHASPEQMLAELRSFVSAMKAASRA
- the trpE gene encoding Anthranilate synthase component 1, yielding MQTPKPTLELLTCDAAYRENPTALFHQVCGVRPATLLLESADINSKDDLKSLLLVDSALRITALGDIVTIQALSDNGASLLPLLDTALPAGVENEVLPAGRVLRFPPVSPLLDEDARLCSLSVFDAFRLLQGVVNIPTQEREAMFFGGLFAYDLVAGFEALPHLEAGNNCPDYCFYLAETLMVIDHQKKSTRIQASLFTASDREKQRLNARLAYLSQQLTQPAPPLPVTPLPDMRCECNQSDDAFGAVVRQLQKAIRAGEIFQVVPSRRFSLPCPSPLAAYYVLKKSNPSPYMFFMQDNDFTLFGASPESSLKYDAASRQIEIYPIAGTRPRGRRADGTLDRDLDSRIELDMRTDHKELSEHLMLVDLARNDLARICTPGSRYVADLTKVDRYSYVMHLVSRVVGELRHDLDALHAYRACMNMGTLSGAPKVRAMQLIADAEGQRRGSYGGTVGYFTAHGDLDTCIVIRSALVENGIATVQAGAGIVLDSVGQSEADETRNKARAVLRAIATAHHAQETF
- the rluB gene encoding pseudouridine synthase, with amino-acid sequence MSEKLQKVLARAGHGSRREIESIIEAGRVSVDGKIATLGDRVEVTPGLKIRIDGHLISVKESADQICRVLAYYKPEGELCTRNDPEGRPTVFDRLPKLRGARWIAVGRLDVNTCGLLLFTTDGELANRLMHPSREVEREYAVRVFGQVDESKLRDLSRGVQLEDGPAAFKTIKFSGGEGINQWYNVTLTEGRNREVRRLWEAVGVQVSRLIRVRYGDIPLPKGLPRGGWTELDLAQTNYLRGLVELPPETSSKVAVEKDRRRMKANQIRRAVKRHSQIASGRRSGGRNNNG
- the yciO gene encoding YciO family, yielding MSQFFYIHPDNPQQRLINQAVDIVRKGGVIVYPTDSGYALGCKIEDKGAMERICRIRQLPDGHNFTLMCRDLSELSTYSFVDNVAFRLIKNNTPGNYTFILKGTKEVPRRLLQEKRKTIGLRVPSNPIALALLDTLGEPMLSTSLMLPGSDFTESDPEEIKDRLEKQVDLIIHGGYLGQQPTTVIDLTNDSPVVLREGVGDVTPFL
- a CDS encoding S-adenosylmethionine tRNA ribosyltransferase, producing MSDTNYAVIYDLHSHTTASDGLLTPETLVHRAVEMRVGTLAITDHDTTAAIPAAREEISRSGLALNLIPGVEISTVWENHEIHIVGLNIDIAHPAMRNFLAQQTQRRQARGRLIAERLEKAHIPGAWEGALRLANGGAVTRGHFARFLVECGKAATMADVFKKYLARGKTGYVPPQWCTIEQAIDVIHHSGGKAVLAHPGRYDLSAKWLKRLVAHFADHHGDAMEVAQCQQSPNERTQLATLARQHHLWASLGSDFHQPCPWIELGRKLWLPAGVEGVWQTWEQPQISQ
- the trpC gene encoding Indole-3-glycerol phosphate synthase / Phosphoribosylanthranilate isomerase, whose amino-acid sequence is MQTVLAKIVADKAIWVEARKQQQPLASFQNEIQPSTRHFYDALQGARTTFILECKKASPSKGVIRDDFDPARIASIYQHYASAISVLTDEKYFQGSFDFLSVVSQNAPQPILCKDFIIDPYQIYLARYYQADACLLMLSVLDDEQYRQLSAVAHSLKMGVLTEVSNDEERERAIALGAKVVGINNRDLRDLSIDLNRTRQLAPKLGHGVTVISESGINTYGQVRELSHFANGFLIGSALMAHDDLNAAVRRVLLGENKVCGLTRAQDAKAAYDAGAVYGGLIFAPASPRIVNIDQARETIAAAPLQYVGVFQNADIADVCQKAAVLSLSAVQLHGSEDQAYVNALREALPRNVQIWKALSISDALPARDYHHVDKYIFDNGQGGSGQRFDWSLLQGQPLDNVLLAGGLAADNCVQAAQVGCAGLDFNSGVESQPGIKDARLLASVFQTLRAY
- the trpD gene encoding anthranilate synthase component II; anthranilate phosphoribosyltransferase codes for the protein MADILLLDNIDSFTWNLADQLRTNGHNVVIYRNHIPAQTLIDRLATMKNPVLMLSPGPGVPSEAGCMPELLTRLRGKLPIIGICLGHQAIVEAYGGYVGQAGEILHGKASSIEHDGQAMFAGLANPLPVARYHSLVGSNVPAGLTINAHFNGMVMAVRHDADRVCGFQFHPESILTTQGARLLEQTLAWAQQKLEPTNTLQPILEKLYQAQTLTQQESHQLFSAVVRGELKPEQLAAALVSMKIRGEHPNEIAGAATALLENAAPFPRPDYLFADIVGTGGDGSNSINISTASAFVAAACGLKVAKHGNRSVSSKSGSSDLLAAFGINLDMNADKSRQALDELGVCFLFAPKYHTGFRHAMPVRQQLKTRTLFNVLGPLINPAHPPLALIGVYSPELVLPIAETLRVLGYQRAAVVHSGGMDEVSLHAPTIVAELHDGEIKSYQLTAEDFGLTPYHQDQLAGGTPEENRDILTRLLQGKGDAAHEAAVAANVAMLMRLHGQEDLNANAQTVLDVLRNGTAYDKVTALAARG
- the trpB gene encoding tryptophan synthase beta chain, which codes for MTTLLNPYFGEFGGMYVPQILMPALSQLEEAFVSAQKDPEFQAQFADLLKNYAGRPTALTKCQNITAGTRTTLYLKREDLLHGGAHKTNQVLGQALLARRMGKTEIIAETGAGQHGVASALASALLGLKCRIYMGAKDVERQSPNVFRMRLMGAEVIPVHSGSATLKDACNEALRDWSGSYETAHYMLGTAAGPHPYPTIVREFQRMIGEETKAQILDKEGRLPDAVIACVGGGSNAIGMFADFINDTSVGLIGVEPGGHGIETGEHGAPLKHGRVGIYFGMKAPMMQTADGQIEESYSISAGLDFPSVGPQHAYLNSIGRADYVSITDDEALEAFKTLCRHEGIIPALESSHALAHALKMMREQPEKEQLLVVNLSGRGDKDIFTVHDILKARGEI